Proteins encoded together in one Amblyomma americanum isolate KBUSLIRL-KWMA chromosome 1, ASM5285725v1, whole genome shotgun sequence window:
- the LOC144115133 gene encoding protein NYNRIN-like translates to MVTFIREKRSTDLKELVQRADECVMARGTINFGRRGSKTDSLVAGQMTEQPRGPGTRARCYICSRPGHIAAQCRANRGPPVQKNRTPSTSGNVSTCIEDGYLELKGGQRVPVVSMTALSGAPDLPVVEGLISGRKGRVLRDTGCNMVIVNRSFVKDEEMTGDYRIVYLVDRSAKFLPEARIHIDTPYYRGEVTAGCMEEPLFDLVLGNIEGVRRPGAPDTEWKPQNSEETEAPPREHHDSCDKCPDQVTMPTAAVTTRQQAARQSQGGFRKLRAPATLPDVSPDKMRQDQREDSSLLVCFEADKQRKRTRCKGGSSFTFGLRDGLLYREYVPGTGAKTTQLVVPQKHREKVLQLAHGGLMAGHLGRKKTTDRILADFFWPGLQGDVSRFVASCDVCQKTEARGAVRKVPLERVPLVDTPFSKVAVDIVGPLKPTTRRGNRYILTVIDYATRFPEAVALPSIETESVAEALLHIFARVGVPEEMLSDRGSNFTSELMAEVGRLLSLRLKTTTPYHPMANGLVEKMNGTLKKMLRRMCAEQPKDWDRFIEPLLFAYREVAQASTGFSPFELLYGRNVRGPLAILRELWTGSRIEEEVKTAYEYVITSMEGVGPDKEELSGLAATLDKPGTP, encoded by the coding sequence ATGGTGacgtttataagagaaaagcgGAGCACGGACCTGAAGGAATTGGTTCAACGAGCAGATGAATGTGTGATGGCACGAGGGACCATCAACTTTGGCCGAAGAGGCTCCAAGACGGATAGCCTGGTCGCTGGCCAGATGACCGAACAGCCGCGTGGCCCGGGGACGCGTGCACGATGCTACATCTGCTCGCGACCAGGGCACATTGCGGCACAGTGCAGGGCGAACCGTGGCCCTCCAGTGCAAAAGAATCGGACACCATCTACCTCCGGGAATGTGTCTACATGTATTGAGGATGGCTATTTAGAATTGAAGGGTGGACAACGTGTCCCGGTCGTCAGCATGACTGCGTTGTCAGGGGCGCCTGACTTGCCGGTCGTAGAGGGCTTGATCAGTGGAAGGAAGGGTCGAGTGCTCAGGGATACAGGTTGTAACATGGTGATCGTCAACCGCAGCTTCGTGAAGGATGAAGAAATGACCGGTGACTACCGGATCGTGTACTTGGTAGACCGCTCTGCTAAGTTCTTGCCTGAGGCCCGCATTCATATCGACACCCCATACTACCGAGGGGAAGTTACAGCGGGGTGCATGGAGGAGCCCCTCTTCGACCTTGTCCTCGGAAACATTGAAGGGGTACGACGTCCAGGAGCACCAGATACTGAGTGGAAACCGCAGAATTCGGAAGAGACAGAAGCTCCTCCAAGGGAGCACCATGATTCGTGCGACAAGTGCCCCGACCAGGTTACCATGCCCACGGCGGCGGTAACGACCCGCCAGCAAGCGGCCCGACAATCCCAAGGGGGATTCCGTAAGCTACGGGCGCCTGCTACTCTCCCTGATGTCAGCCCTGACAAGATGAGGCAAGACCAACGGGAGGACAGCAGCCTCCTAGTTTGCTTCGAGGCAGACAAGCAGAGAAAGAGGACGAGGTGCAAGGGAGGCAGTTCGTTCACATTCGGTCTCCGGGATGGTCTGCTGTACCGAGAGTACGTTCCAGGCACCGGAGCGAAGACGACACAGCTCGTGGTGCCCCAGAAGCATCGCGAGAAGGTTCTCCAGTTGGCACATGGGGGGCTGATGGCAGGGCATCTCGGCAGAAAAAAGACAACAGACCGCATTCTCGCGGACTTCTTTTGGCCGGGTTTACAGGGAGATGTGAGCAGGTTTGTCGCATCGTGCGACGTATGCCAGAAAACCGAGGCGCGAGGCGCAGTGCGGAAGGTTCCCTTGGAGCGGGTGCCTCTCGTTGACACCCCCTTCAGCAAAGTCGCTGTGGATATAGTGGGACCCCTCAAGCCTACCACACGCCGAGGCAACCGCTATATTCTGACGGTGATAGATTACGCCACCCGATTTCCAGAGGCAGTAGCCCTGCCAAGTATCGAGACAGAGAGCGTCGCCGAGGCACTTCTGCATATATTTGCACGGGTAGGAGTACCGGAAGAGATGCTCAGCGATCGAGGATCAAACTTTACTTCCGAACTTATGGCTGAGGTGGGGCGCCTTTTATCTCTGCGGCTGAAAACGACGACTCCCTACCACCCCATGGCGAATGGTCTGGTGGAGAAAATGAATGGCACCTTGAAGAAGATGTTGCGTCGGATGTGTGCTGAACAGCCCAAGGACTGGGATAGATTCATCGAACCTCTTCTTTTCGCTTACCGGGAGGTAGCCCAGGCGAGCACGGGTTTCTCACCATTTGAGCTCCTTTACGGACGCAATGTGCGGGGACCGCTTGCCATCTTACGAGAACTGTGGACGGGCAGTAGGATTGAGGAAGAGGTGAAGACAGCTTACGAGTATGTCATTACGAGTATGGAGGGAGTGGGACCTGACAAAGAAGAGCTATCTGGTCTTGCAGCTACCTTAGACAAGCCAGGCACTCCATGA